The following proteins are encoded in a genomic region of Actinomycetota bacterium:
- the nfi gene encoding deoxyribonuclease V (cleaves DNA at apurinic or apyrimidinic sites), with protein sequence MKIIKLHSWKVTPKQAIAIQHKLRDKIKTFDDFDSLKTIAGVDVGFIKEKNLSCAALVIFSYPDMRILDVKTCSEPINFPYIPTLLAFREVPVVLSCFENLENPPDILILDGQGYAHPRRMGLACHVGVLLDIPTIGCAKSRLTGEFNMPDEKKGSYSYLYDKEEIIGAVLRTKDDTYPVFVSIGHKVSLDTAIKLVLEMAVTRIPEPTKIADREVKKYANKIRDMKLEQESFFKNYGI encoded by the coding sequence ATGAAAATAATAAAGCTTCATTCTTGGAAAGTAACTCCGAAGCAGGCAATTGCAATTCAGCATAAACTTAGAGATAAAATAAAAACTTTTGATGATTTTGATTCTCTAAAAACAATTGCAGGGGTAGATGTAGGATTTATAAAGGAAAAAAATCTAAGTTGTGCTGCATTAGTAATTTTTAGCTATCCTGATATGAGAATTTTAGATGTTAAAACCTGTTCTGAACCCATAAACTTTCCCTATATTCCTACCCTTTTAGCTTTTAGAGAAGTACCAGTTGTGCTTTCCTGTTTTGAAAATTTAGAAAATCCACCAGATATATTGATTTTAGATGGACAGGGATATGCTCACCCCAGAAGGATGGGTTTAGCATGTCATGTTGGAGTATTATTGGATATACCAACAATAGGATGTGCAAAAAGTAGACTAACAGGAGAATTTAATATGCCTGATGAAAAGAAAGGTTCATATTCATATTTATATGATAAAGAAGAAATAATTGGAGCAGTTTTAAGAACTAAAGATGATACTTATCCAGTATTTGTTTCAATAGGTCATAAAGTAAGTTTAGATACAGCTATAAAATTAGTTTTAGAAATGGCTGTTACAAGAATTCCTGAGCCAACTAAAATAGCAGATAGAGAAGTTAAAAAATATGCAAATAAAATAAGAGACATGAAATTAGAACAAGAAAGCTTTTTTAAAAACTATGGAATTTGA